A window of the Lactuca sativa cultivar Salinas chromosome 5, Lsat_Salinas_v11, whole genome shotgun sequence genome harbors these coding sequences:
- the LOC111904500 gene encoding uncharacterized protein LOC111904500, whose protein sequence is MLSIYTSDNSVPFTQSIIIDISNPLYLGSSNNPNALLILNVFTRIGFSTWKRSMIITLFAKNKLTFVYLSSQKPSDVYPLLPNWSRVNSMIIRWLLNPFHRNIAKSLIFLPIANDIWEELNSRYEQDNGSLIYHIQHQLYSFSQGIDDFSTYFTKISKIWDELRIVQSIPACTCAAVSGIMKYLNVQCLIQLLMGLKDTYKIIQV, encoded by the coding sequence ATGTTAAGTATATACACATCTGATAATTCGGTTCCATTTACTCAATCAATAATCATTGATATATCCAATCCACTTTATCTTGGATCTTCTAACAATCCAAATGCTTTACTTATTTTGAATGTCTTCACTAGAATTGGATTTTCCACATGGAAGCGATCCATGATCATCACACTCTTTGCAAAGAATAAACTCACTTTTGTTTATTTAAGTTCTCAAAAACCATCTGATGTTTATCCGCTTCTTCCTAATTGGTCAAGGGTTAACTCcatgatcataaggtggttattAAACCCCTTTCATCGCAACATTGCTAAGAGTTTGATCTTTCTACCAATTGCTAATGACATCTGGGAAGAACTTAATAGTCGCTATGAACAAGATAATGGTTCACTTATTTATCATATTCAACATCAATTGTACTCATTCTCTCAAGGCATTGATGACTTCTCGACTTATTTCACCAAAATTAGCAAAATCTGGGATGAGCTTCGAATTGTTCAGAGTATTCCTGCTTGCACTTGTGCTGCTGTATCAGGTATTATGAAGTACCTTAATGTTCAATGCCTGATACAGTTGCTTATGGGTTTGAAAGACACTTATAAGATCATTCAAGTTTAA